The stretch of DNA CTGTCGATGGCCGGCACCGGCATCTTCGTCTCGGCCATCGCCGGCGGCCTGCTGATGGGCTACTCGGTGCCGCGGCTGTTCCGCGAGTACTGGGAAACCATCAAGCTGGTGCGCTACTCGCTGCTGACCATCTGCGCCATGTTCGGGGTCGGCTACCTGACCCGCTACTCGGGCCTCGATGCGACGCTGGGCCTGGCCTTTGCGCACACCGGCGTGTTCTACCCGCTGTTCGGCACCATGCTGGGCTGGCTGGGGGTGGCGCTGACCGGCTCGGACACCGCCTCGAACGTGCTGTTCGGCGGCCTGCAGAAGACCACCGCCGAACAGCTGGGCCTGTCGCCGGTGCTGATGGCTTCGGCCAACAGCTCGGGCGGCGTGATGGGCAAGATGATCGACGCGCAGTCGATCGTGGTCGCGTCGACCGCGACCAAGTGGTATGGCCACGAGGGCGACATCCTGCGCTACGTGTTCTTCCACTCGATCGTGCTGGCGATCCTGGTGGGCCTGTTCGTGACGCTGCAGGCCTACGTGCCGCCGTTCACGCATATGGTGATCCATCACCCCTGACGCGGCCGGCGCGGCCGACGCCGCGGCGGTTTTCGCAGCGCGTATCAGACAAGGCCCCGCCCCCGGCGGGGCTTTTCCATTGCGCAAGGCGCGTATCATGTTGCGTCTGATCCGCCGCAAGCGCCCGGCATCCCACCAGGACGAGCAGGCGTGCCGTGGCACACAACGGGAACCCTGCCATGTTGCGTCGCCTGGAAAGACTGATCGACCCCTTCCGCCATATGCCGGACCGCGAGCCGCCGGGCCAGGTGCTGCGCTTCTACACCTGGTACCTGCGCGAGGTCTGGGGCGTGTTCGTGCTGCTGTTGCTGGTGGGCCTGGTCGGCGCGCTGATCGAGGTGGCGCTGTTCAGCTTCCTCGGCCGGCTGGTCGACATGGCGCAGACCACGCCCGGCGCCGAGTTCTTCAGCCGGCACCGGAACGAGCTGGTGTGGATGGCGGTGGTGGCGGTGCTGCTGCGTCCCATCTTCTTCGGCCTGCATGACGTGCTGGTGCACCAGGTGATCAGCCCCAGCCTGTCCAACCTGATCCGCTGGCAGAACCACCGCTACGTGCTCAAGCAGAGCCTGTCGTTCTTCCAGAACGACTTTGCCGGGCGCATCGCCCAGCGCATCATGCAGACCGGCTTCTCGCTGCGCGACTCCGCGGTGCAGGCGGTGGACGCGCTGTGGCACGTGGCGATCTATGCGGTCAGTTCGCTGGTGCTGTTCGCGCAGGCCGACTGGCGCCTGATGATCCCGCTGCTGCTGTGGATCGCCTGCTACGTGGCCGCGCTGCTGTACTTCGTGCCGCGCGTCAAGCAGCGCTCGGTGATCGCCACCGAATCGCGATCGCGGCTGATGGGGCGCATCGTCGACGGCTACACCAATATCACCACGCTCAAGCTGTTCGCGCATACCCGGCAGGAAGAAGACTACGCGCGCGACGCCATGGCCGAGCAGACCGAGAAGACGCGGCAGGCCGGGCGCATGGTCAGCGGCATGGACGTCACCATCACCGCGATGAACGGCGCGCTGATCGCCGGCACCACCGGGCTGGCGGTATGGCTGTGGAGCACCGGCCACGTCACCACCGGCGCGATCGCGCTGACCACCGGGCTGGTGATCCGCATCAACAATATGTCGGGCTGGATCATGTGGGTGGTCAACGGCATCTTCGAGAATGTCGGGCAGGTGCAGGACGGCATGAAGACCATCGCGGTGCCGCGCCAGGTCACCGACCGCGCCAACGCGCAGCCGCTGCGCGTCACGCGCGGCGAAGTCCGCTTCGAGCAGGTGGGGTTCCACTACGGCAAGGGCTCGGGCGTGATCGAGGGCGTCAACCTGACGGTGCGGCCGGGCGAGAAGATCGGGCTCGTGGGCCCGTCGGGCGCGGGCAAGTCGACGCTGGTCAACCTGCTGCTGCGGCTCTACGACGTCGAGCGCGGGCGCATCCTGATCGACGGCCAGGACATCGCCACGGTCACGCAGGAGAGCCTGCGCGCGCAGATCGGCATGGTCACGCAGGACACTTCGCTGCTGCACCGCTCGATCCGCGAGAACCTACTCTACGGCAAGCCCTCGAGCACCGATGCCGAACTGGCCGCCGCGCTGCACCGCGCCCGCGCCGACGGGTTCATTCCCCATCTGGTCGATGCCCACGGCAATACCGGGCTGGAGGCCCAGGTCGGCGAGCGCGGCGTGAAGCTGTCAGGCGGCCAGCGCCAGCGCATCGCGATCGCGCGGGTGCTGCTCAAGAACGCGCCGATCCTGATCATGGACGAAGCCACGTCCGCGCTCGACTCCGAAGTGGAAGCCGCGATCCAGGAAAGCCTGGAAACGCTGATGCAGGGCAAGACCGTGATCGCGATCGCGCACCGGCTCTCGACCATCGCGCGGATGGACCGGCTGGTGGTGCTGGACCGCGGGCATATCGTGGAAA from Cupriavidus taiwanensis encodes:
- a CDS encoding ABC transporter ATP-binding protein gives rise to the protein MLRRLERLIDPFRHMPDREPPGQVLRFYTWYLREVWGVFVLLLLVGLVGALIEVALFSFLGRLVDMAQTTPGAEFFSRHRNELVWMAVVAVLLRPIFFGLHDVLVHQVISPSLSNLIRWQNHRYVLKQSLSFFQNDFAGRIAQRIMQTGFSLRDSAVQAVDALWHVAIYAVSSLVLFAQADWRLMIPLLLWIACYVAALLYFVPRVKQRSVIATESRSRLMGRIVDGYTNITTLKLFAHTRQEEDYARDAMAEQTEKTRQAGRMVSGMDVTITAMNGALIAGTTGLAVWLWSTGHVTTGAIALTTGLVIRINNMSGWIMWVVNGIFENVGQVQDGMKTIAVPRQVTDRANAQPLRVTRGEVRFEQVGFHYGKGSGVIEGVNLTVRPGEKIGLVGPSGAGKSTLVNLLLRLYDVERGRILIDGQDIATVTQESLRAQIGMVTQDTSLLHRSIRENLLYGKPSSTDAELAAALHRARADGFIPHLVDAHGNTGLEAQVGERGVKLSGGQRQRIAIARVLLKNAPILIMDEATSALDSEVEAAIQESLETLMQGKTVIAIAHRLSTIARMDRLVVLDRGHIVESGTHAELLAHGGLYARLWAHQTGGFVGVD